The following nucleotide sequence is from Lathamus discolor isolate bLatDis1 chromosome Z, bLatDis1.hap1, whole genome shotgun sequence.
CAGCCACAAAAAAGCATGGATCAGTTCTGATGAAGCTGACCAGCAATGGCTGGAGATCCAGCTGCAGTGATCCAGAACTGGAGTAACACTCACTTTCAAGTAGTGTGAAGCTGCACTGGCAAGCCAATCACTGCAACAACTACAGGCTTTGTATATCCATATtgataaaacaaaatcaatggTATGAGCTATGCTATTTTGTCATTGATACCACTGAAAGGATAAAACACGCTGCAGGAAGCTACTGAAGTTGAAATGATCATATAGTGCTTTCAGTAGTGTTTTGCAGATACATGCACTCAACAACATGTAGCATGTGGTAGAACATGATACACAAAAGAAGGAAACTTGTTTTCATGATCAGCATGAGCTCTTATTAAATTAAATCAGAGACTTTTTGTGCCACTACTTTTTCAATTAAgaagaaactgttttaaaaataatatggaagaaattaattttacaatAATAATTCATTAAGTATTTAGTAAAAATAGATGGGTAAGAAATTCTAGACAACTATTACTGATTAACACAGGCGTAAGgcagaggctttttttttttggaaaaataGCAGTTTAACAGGATGACACAGTCCACACACAAAAATTTGTACCATAAAGTTCAACCTTTAAATAAGACAGATGCCACTTCAAGGTCAGAGTTAACTTGGTCTTGAATATTTTTACTGTCCTCTTCATTCAACGATTTCACAAATCGCGAGCAGACATTCATATCAAATCTATTGGGCAAAATGAATTTCATTCCCATGGTAACACTCTGAGCTGGGCCTTCCTCTGTGCTAGAGTCAAGCTGATGCTCCACTTTGATGTCCGGCATGGGTGGAAGGCTGTAGCTAGCAGTACATTCTTCCACAATTAACTGGGCTGCAACATCTAAGTTTGTTGAAGATGCCATGCCCCCAGCCATGTGAAAGTTTTATACAAAAAGTTTCTTCATGGTTTCCAGCCACTAGCAGTTCCAGCCAATGAAGCTGTACCTAGAGATCCGGATGTCTAAATACcctgaaactgaaaacatttaacaGGTTAACAACACTCTGGTGAAGCAATGCATAAAAATACACCAAGCTTGGTTTCACTGAAGCTGATGGAATTTGGTTCTAATAGTCAAAACCGTGGTGAAATACCAAACCTACTGCTGTCACAAGCAGTACCGGTTGTGGGTATGGGTTTAAATTGAAGACACCAAACCATCCATTCAAATTTGATCATGCGGATATTTAAGGCAAATTCCATAATGAAGCCACTAGGAGCTCCATCTAAGTAATGTTTCATAGTATTAGTCCGGttgcaacaaaaaaaccccaccacaaccAACCATGTTTATGCCAAGACAGGAGAACAtgattttatttcctaaaaacATTAGACTTGAAGGAAAATTTACAGTGACTTTATGCCATTTTATGACTCTTAGGCCTTTCCATAACCTGAGTAAAACAAATGGCTTCTGCCCTATGCGCAGGAAAACAACTCCATCTATGTCGGTGACACAGAACGGCCCAGTTCACCCTGACAGCACCAGGGCAGCCTAACGCCACGGGGGGCTCCGCGGCCTGGCAGCGCCATGCCCTCCTGCAGCCCGCCCTCTCCACTTAACGCAAGCCGCCAGCCCCGGCACGAAGGGCCCGAAGGAGGGTTGCAGCGGCAGCGAGGCCCCCGCCACGGGCGCTGCGGAGAACCCGCCGCCCAGGAACCCCTGGCGGcgcgggacgggacgggacgggacgggacgggacgggacgggacgggacgggacggaaGACAAGGTAAGGCAGCCCGGGCCCTACAGCTCCCCCTCACCTCGGCACCACCACCTCAATCGCTGACAGGGAGGCGGACGTGACGCCCTACAGCCCCGCCGAGGTGGCGATTGGCTAGGTTAGAGTCGGTTTTTGCTGACGTAGTGCGCACACGGCTGGGGTGGCTCGCTCGGTGACGGGCGTGTGCTGCGCCATCGCGGCGGGGCGGAGGGGGAAGCGTGGGCCTCGCTCCCTGCCGAGGCGCGGTCCCCCGCTCCCGGGCAGCCATGGCCCTGTACAAACCGGTGGTGGTGCAGACCTGCCCCAGGCTCGGGGAGAGGATCACGCAGGACACGGTGTACTGGGAGGGGTACAAGGTAGGAGGCAGCCCTCGGCGGCGCTGGGACGGCGGGCCGGTCGTGTTCCGCTGGGGATGGCGCTGGCGGTGGTTCTGTGCCCGGCCTTGCTCGGCTCTTGGTTAGAAGCGGTTCCTTAATATCGTGTTAAAGCTATTAAACGAGCCTGACCTTTGCCCAAAATTGGCCCAGCAGGCGTATTTTTTGccctaaaatacatttttgtactGCTTTCGTgctattactatttttaatctTGTGTGAGTGAATAAGGTTAATTTTTTCCCCTCGGAATACGTAATTAATGGGTTAGTTGTAATGCGcgaatttaaaaaaatacgtGAGCAGAAGTAACCTGAGAGAAGAGAAACTCCATAGGGTTGTGTTTAAAATTGATTTGGGTCTGAGTGGAGTTTGGAGCTCTCTGTAGGAAGAAGTTTCGTTttgctgttttgatttttgatgGTGTCCTTGTATGTGTTTAATGGTCTTCATTGCAATTGCTTTAGGCACCTATTCAGATAAAGGAGTTTGgtgcagtaaataaaatagACTTCTCACCGGTTCCTCCGCGTAACTATGCTGTCACAGCTTCCTCAAGGGTAAGCAACTTCTCTGAGGTTTTCACgtttttgtctttcagttgGTATCATATGAGCAAACTTAATATCTTCTTGTTGTACCAGATCCACATTTATGGTCGTTACTCTCATGAACCAATCAAAACGTTTTCTCGCTTCAAAGATGCTGCTTATTGTGGCACATACAGAGATGATGGCAATCTTCTTGTTGCTGGCAGCGATGAAGGTATCATTCGCCTCTTTGACATCAGTGGAAAAGCACCGCTGAGACAATTTGATGGTCATACTAAGTAAGACAATGTTGGGTTTTACTATATGTGTGTAAGCTTGTTtgctatgttttcatatttttcctttgcattttgctGTAAATCTTAATAGTACTGGTCTGTGTTGCTTGTTACTGTTTCTTGTAGATATTACTGAAAAGTAGATTTTTAAATTGAATTAAAAATTGAGTAACTTTTAAATTCCAAATAGGAATTGAGTACCTGGaagaataaatttattttctaatttaggTAGGTGTCTGTTAATACGTTGTGTAGACACAGTCTTGTGACTCCATGGCACTGATGAGCACGCTtggttttttatattttttttataaaagacAGTGATAGTACACAGACAGCTTAAGTaacaaatgcagaacttacagcTTTTGAATGGACATCTAGTGCACCTGTAAAACTTTTAAGGCTGATCATATCAATGCTTAAGTAAGCATCAGTCAGCATGACTCTTTTCTGGCTGGAAATACAAAAACTAAAATGTAACTAACCTCTAAGGTGAGGCTTTATAACTTCCAACAGTAAGGACTTTGCGTGTTTAAGTTAGAATACATAAGTAGTATCTTCAGACAGACTGACTCTTCTGGAAACAAGTATATATTTTAACTTTGGATATTGTGGACTTTGGTTTCTAGACCTGTTCATGTAGCGGGTTTCCTGTCTGATAAATACCGGATATTCTCTGGTGGTGATGACTATTCATCAAAGCTGTGGGATATACCAAGTGGTACAGAAATAGTCTCATACAGAGAACATACTGACTACGTGAGATGCGGCTGTGCAAGTAAAGTGAATGCAGACGTCTTTGTAAcaggtttgattttattttttcaatatgCTTCTTTTGTACTGAattgaagaaaaatgcagaaatattttttgataCAGTAGGATCTCGCTTactatattttaaatatggAGGATCTGGCTTCCTGCTTGGTGCCTCCTTTGCTGTTacctttttgcttgctttttaagCTTGACACTGATGTTCGTACAGAAACTCAGAATTTCCCAaatttttaataatatcttTGCTTTAGCCTGTTAGGGTTAACAGAGCGGTTCTGACTGTTTTTAGAAAATTCTATGAATATATACTTTAGTTGCAGTTGACTGAAGGTTTCCAGAGGAGGACACTAGTTCCGCTATAGTTTGTACAGACCACAGCTCACAGACTCAAAAATGAAAGGTCACATGAGTTATTTGAAACCACTTGCTAGCAGTAGCTTTCTGTTAATGTCTGGTAAATTCCTAGAAGAAAAGTGGTAGTCCTTACTTCAGGAGGCACATGAGACTAGGTTTCATCAGGTTGCCTAAATTTATTGTTGCAAATACACTTGATTAatggaagggaaataaaattaagactTAAATTCCTTTTTAACGCGTGATGTATTGTTGGGGCTAGAATTAGAAGACTTATGTTGCCTGAAGGCTGTAAATTAACCAAGGTAAACCAAAAGGTGTTCCAAGTGCAGGgtttaaaactgtttctgtttGGCAGGAGCTCCTTTAGGTTGTAGCACATGGTTGTTTTAGTTCATTAAGTAATTTAAATGACGAAACTGAAGCTAATAATGGTGTTGTCTGCAGGTTCCTATGATCACACTGTGAAGCTGTTTGATGCCCGAACAAAAAGTAGTATCATAACAATAGAACATGGTCAGCCTGTGGAGAGTGTGCTTCTGTTCCCTTCTGGTGGCCTTCTTGTATCTGCAGGTACTTCAGCAAaatcatatttcttttctgtggccCTAATGTACTTGAGCTGCTTCCTGCTTGTATTTTCATTTAGTAGTGAGGTGGTAAGTGAAGTAACAGCTGGATTTCTCAAAAGATCTTTAGGAATCCATTGATCTGGAGGGTGAAAGTAGGGGTCTTTTTGACTCTGATTAGATATTCTTGTAGCTGATCCAAATAAATCCACAAAAAACCCTGGTGTTTTTAGTGGCAAGATACAGACTTTAATTGATCCAGTGCTAAAGTAAAGGAACTTTAGGTACGTTTGGTAATAAGTATGTTGAATCATTCAGCTGGAGAATGGCCTGAAAAAGAGCGTGCTTATAATGTGTCTTGTCCCAGGAGGTAGTCATAATGGTTGGGGGTGGTGAGTAGGTACAGAAAACAAGGTGTTACAAAGGAGGCACTATAACTGTGTGAAAACTTCTCCAGAGAAGTGGAAATATGTGTGTATGTCAAACTATTTTGTGTGTTTCCTTCTCACAGGAGGTCGATATGTCAAAGTTTGGGATGTGCTAAAAGGTGGACAATTACTAGTATCACTTAAAAATCACCATAAAACTGTAACTTGTTTATGCCTGAACAGCTCTGGACAAAGGTTATTGTCAGGATCCTTGGACAGGTTAGTGTATTTTGCGGCAATTTAAATTCTTTAGGACcatcatggtttaagcccagccagtaactcaacACCACACAGCTGATTGCTCCCTCCTTTTCCACCCCACCTCTGGGCAGGAAGGGGTGGAGAATTGATAGAATGTAAACCcaactggttgagataagaacagtccaataactaaagtataatacaaaactactactactaataataatgataagggaaataacaaggggagagaatataaagcTGAAAAGGGAAGGtgagaaaaaacaataaacacaagtacagttgctcaccacccattGACCAATACTGAGCCCGAtcgagcagcgatctgggccttccgggtgactccctccagtttatatactgggcatgacgtgctgtagtatggaatatatgtaccagtacaggttgggggttgacctgctggaaagtagtgaacgggaaagggacctgggggtcctggtggataggaggatgaccatgagccagatatgtgctcttgtggccaagaaggcaaatggcatcttagggtgcattagaaagggagtggttagtaggtcaagagaggttctcctccccctctactcagccttggtgaggccgcatctggaatattgcgtccagttctgggcccctctgttcaagaaggacagggaattgcttgaaggagtccagtgcagagccacaaagatgattaagggagtggaacatctccc
It contains:
- the UTP15 gene encoding U3 small nucleolar RNA-associated protein 15 homolog isoform X1 — encoded protein: MALYKPVVVQTCPRLGERITQDTVYWEGYKAPIQIKEFGAVNKIDFSPVPPRNYAVTASSRVSNFSEVFTFLSFSWYHMSKLNIFLLYQIHIYGRYSHEPIKTFSRFKDAAYCGTYRDDGNLLVAGSDEGIIRLFDISGKAPLRQFDGHTKPVHVAGFLSDKYRIFSGGDDYSSKLWDIPSGTEIVSYREHTDYVRCGCASKVNADVFVTGSYDHTVKLFDARTKSSIITIEHGQPVESVLLFPSGGLLVSAGGRYVKVWDVLKGGQLLVSLKNHHKTVTCLCLNSSGQRLLSGSLDRHVKIYSTTSYKVVHSFSYAAPILSLALSPEDETIVVGMTNGVLNIKHRKPEEGKEKPQKKRQPAYRTYMRGKTYMPKQEDFSVSKPVRRALRKYDKLLKSFDSSKALDAVLEPSIRLHTPEVTVAVMQELHRRGTLRSALAGRDEKQINLLLTFVARRVIEPRFTSVLVTVADMITDIYQPVLGQSAIVDRQFLKLQEAIGKEIDYQGELLEVLGMMDTLFASFAEKKVTCLEENRSNSPTEIIEIAE
- the UTP15 gene encoding U3 small nucleolar RNA-associated protein 15 homolog isoform X2; the encoded protein is MALYKPVVVQTCPRLGERITQDTVYWEGYKAPIQIKEFGAVNKIDFSPVPPRNYAVTASSRIHIYGRYSHEPIKTFSRFKDAAYCGTYRDDGNLLVAGSDEGIIRLFDISGKAPLRQFDGHTKPVHVAGFLSDKYRIFSGGDDYSSKLWDIPSGTEIVSYREHTDYVRCGCASKVNADVFVTGSYDHTVKLFDARTKSSIITIEHGQPVESVLLFPSGGLLVSAGGRYVKVWDVLKGGQLLVSLKNHHKTVTCLCLNSSGQRLLSGSLDRHVKIYSTTSYKVVHSFSYAAPILSLALSPEDETIVVGMTNGVLNIKHRKPEEGKEKPQKKRQPAYRTYMRGKTYMPKQEDFSVSKPVRRALRKYDKLLKSFDSSKALDAVLEPSIRLHTPEVTVAVMQELHRRGTLRSALAGRDEKQINLLLTFVARRVIEPRFTSVLVTVADMITDIYQPVLGQSAIVDRQFLKLQEAIGKEIDYQGELLEVLGMMDTLFASFAEKKVTCLEENRSNSPTEIIEIAE